A stretch of Aerococcus christensenii DNA encodes these proteins:
- a CDS encoding PTS sugar transporter subunit IIB translates to MRVLVSCANGSGTSLMLQRSAEKALKELGFKITAINHTSIAEGKSTARNFDVVFTPLNFVNMFDQAIKQGVTVIGIQNVMSAKEVKEKVEKSDLMNKK, encoded by the coding sequence ATGCGGGTTTTAGTATCATGTGCAAATGGATCAGGAACCAGTTTAATGTTACAAAGAAGCGCTGAAAAAGCTTTGAAAGAATTAGGCTTTAAAATTACAGCGATTAATCATACTTCAATCGCTGAAGGAAAAAGCACAGCGCGTAATTTTGATGTAGTTTTTACACCACTTAACTTTGTGAATATGTTTGATCAAGCGATCAAGCAAGGAGTGACAGTTATTGGCATTCAAAATGTTATGTCTGCAAAAGAAGTTAAAGAAAAAGTAGAAAAAAGCGATTTAATGAATAAAAAATAA
- a CDS encoding L-ribulose-5-phosphate 3-epimerase: MVSLGIYEKALPKGISWIQRLKMAKELGFDFVEMSIDETDERLGRLDWTKEERHEVVNAMYATDMRIFSICLSGHRRFPFGSSDPKKRQIALEMMQKAVDLAVDLGVRNIQLAGYDVYYEEKTDTSRAYFMENLQKAVHMAAEKQVMLSIEIMDDPFINSITKFNQIKRTIHSPWLQVYPDLGNLSAWSSNEVGAELELGIDEIVACHVKDTRNVTEDFPGQFKEVPWGEGDVDFLGCFKTLKRLNYNGTFMIEMWSETADDPAEEIRKAKAYVLPYMREAGYHV, encoded by the coding sequence GTGGTCAGTTTAGGAATATATGAAAAAGCACTTCCGAAAGGGATAAGTTGGATACAACGATTGAAAATGGCTAAAGAGTTAGGCTTTGATTTCGTAGAAATGTCAATTGATGAAACCGATGAACGGTTGGGGCGGCTAGATTGGACAAAAGAAGAAAGACATGAAGTAGTCAATGCGATGTACGCAACAGACATGAGAATTTTTTCAATTTGTTTAAGTGGCCATCGACGATTTCCATTTGGATCGTCTGATCCAAAGAAACGGCAAATAGCGCTAGAAATGATGCAAAAAGCAGTGGACCTAGCAGTGGATCTAGGAGTTAGAAATATCCAATTAGCAGGATATGATGTGTACTATGAAGAGAAAACAGATACTTCACGCGCGTACTTTATGGAAAATTTACAAAAAGCGGTGCATATGGCAGCAGAAAAGCAAGTGATGTTATCCATAGAAATTATGGATGATCCATTTATTAATTCGATAACAAAATTTAATCAAATTAAGCGAACGATTCACTCTCCATGGCTACAAGTTTATCCAGATTTAGGGAATCTAAGTGCATGGTCAAGTAATGAGGTAGGTGCAGAATTAGAATTAGGTATAGATGAAATTGTAGCGTGTCATGTCAAAGATACCCGGAATGTGACAGAGGATTTCCCAGGACAATTCAAAGAGGTTCCATGGGGAGAAGGGGATGTAGACTTTTTGGGCTGCTTTAAAACTTTAAAACGATTGAACTATAATGGCACCTTTATGATAGAAATGTGGTCAGAAACGGCAGATGATCCAGCGGAAGAGATAAGGAAAGCAAAAGCATATGTATTACCATATATGAGAGAGGCGGGATATCATGTCTAG